A genomic stretch from Setaria viridis chromosome 1, Setaria_viridis_v4.0, whole genome shotgun sequence includes:
- the LOC117836716 gene encoding uncharacterized protein, which translates to MAAKGGSAPVAALLVAALLLVACAPASASSYPARVVSGFVSNAASAVVKRLWSLKSTTKTATGSKSMVKYEGGYTVETVFDGSKLGIEPYSVEVTQGGELLVMDSMNSNIYRMALPLSRYSRPKLVAGSPEGFPGHVDGKLREARMNHPKGFTVDDRGNIYVADAMNMAIRKISDTGVTTVAGGKSGRGGHVDGPSDEAKFSTDFEIRYIGSSCSLLVIDRGNQAIREIQLNFDDCVYQYEAGFPLGVALLLAAAFFGYMLALLQRRALGMYSNGDEQEVVSPVKAKLSSIPPPYQKPLKPSLRPPLIPSEDEPVKQEEEEGLFTSIGKLVGGAKSSITEIVRAAFSRKKHVNIHHHQLGLGRPASWPVQESYAIPRDETPPPLDTRTPTPRKNYAFMSKEPEKIHHIRHGRPQLHGWTAGEAPQQQPPQPQQPPPQQQVHHQQYLQRHQQYSAGPQTFYEPSCEATNEIVFGAVQEADTGRRAVEIKAVNHGDPPPYEQNGLRYRSSYGMGYSGNN; encoded by the exons ATGGCGGCCAAGGGAGGGAGCGccccggtggcggcgctgctggtggccgcgctcctcctcgtcgcgtGCGCTCCGGCCTCCGCTTCCTCGTACCCCGCGA GGGTGGTGAGCGGGTTCGTCTCCAATGCGGCGTCGGCGGTGGTGAAGCGGCTCTGGTCCCTCAAATCCACCACCAAGACAG CGACCGGAAGCAAGTCGATGGTGAAGTACGAGGGCGGGTACACCGTGGAGACGGTCTTCGACGGCAGCAAGCTGGGGATCGAGCCCTACTCCGTGGAGGTCACCCAGGGCGGCGAGCTGCTCGTCATGGATTCCATGAACAGCAACATCTACAGGATGGCGCTGCCGCTTTCCCGAT ATAGCAGGCCGAAGCTTGTTGCTGGTTCCCCAGAAGGATTTCCTGGTCATGTTGATGGGAAGCTGCGAGAGGCGAGGATGAACCATCCTAAGGGATTTACAGTGGATGACAGGGGTAACATCTATGTGGCTGATGCCATGAACATGGCCATTAGAAAGATCAGTGATACAG GGGTTACAACTGTTGCTGGAGGGAAATCAGGCAGAGGAGGGCATGTTGATGGACCAAGTGACGAGGCAAAATTTTCTACTGATTTTGAAATTCGCTACATTGGCAGTAGTTGCTCCCTTCTGGTGATTGACAGAGGAAACCAAGCAATTCGGGAGATTCAACTCAACTTTGATGACTGCGTGTACCAGTATGAAGCTGGTTTTCCTCTAG GAGTTGCACTACTACTTGCTGCTGCTTTCTTCGGCTACATGCTCGCATTGCTCCAGCGCCGTGCTTTGGGGATGTATTCAAATGGAGAT GAGCAGGAAGTTGTGAGTCCGGTAAAAGCTAAATTATCAAGCATTCCACCTCCATACCAGAAGCCACTGAAGCCTTCCCTCCGCCCCCCGCTAATCCCTAGCGAGGATGAACCTGtgaagcaagaagaggaagaagggctCTTCACGTCAATCGGCAAACTTGTGGGCGGAGCAAAATCATCAATCACGGAGATCGTCCGCGCAGCATTCTCCAGAAAGAAGCACGTGAACATCCATCACCATCAGCTGGGCCTGGGCAGACCAGCCTCCTGGCCGGTACAAGAAAGCTATGCCATCCCGCGCGACGAGACCCCTCCGCCGCTGGACACAAGAACACCGACCCCTCGCAAGAACTATGCCTTCATGTCCAAGGAGCCCGAGAAGATCCACCACATCCGGCACGGCCGGCCCCAGCTGCACGGCTGGACCGCCGGAGAAGCACCTCAGCAACAGCCTCCGCAGCCGcaacagccgccgccgcagcagcaagTGCACCACCAGCAGTACCTGCAACGCCACCAGCAGTACTCGGCCGGGCCGCAGACCTTCTACGAGCCGAGCTGCGAGGCGACGAACGAGATCGTCTTCGGAGCCGTGCAGGAGGCCGACACCGGCCGCCGTGCCGTGGAGATCAAGGCCGTGAACCACGGGGACCCGCCGCCGTACGAGCAGAACGGGCTGCGGTACCGCAGCAGCTACGGCATGGGCTACAGTGGCAACAACTAG
- the LOC117836726 gene encoding mitogen-activated protein kinase kinase 3 isoform X2: MAGLEELKKKLQPLLFDDPDRGGVSTRVPLPEDTCNSYVVSDGGTVNLLSRSLGEYNINEHGFHKRSAGPDESDSDEKAYCCASHEMHIFGPIGNGASSVVERAIFIPVHRILALKKINVFEKEKRQQILNEMRTLCESCCYSGLVEFQGAFYMPDSGEISIALEYMDGGSLADVIRVKKSIPELVLSHMLQKVLLGLRYLHEVRHLVHRDIKPANLLVNLKGEAKITDFGVSAGLDNTMSMCATFVGTVTYMSPERIRIENYSYAADIWSLGLTILECATGKFPYDVNEGPANLMLQILDDPSPTPPQDAYSSEFCSFVNDCLQKDADARPTCEQLLSHPFIKRYLKTDVDLAAYVKSVVDPTERLKQIAEISRSRRLGRERELRWWRGSTKAKS; this comes from the exons ATGGCTGGGCTGGAGGagctgaagaagaagctgcAACCCTTGCTGTTCGATGACCCGGACAGAGGTGGTGTCAGTACCAGGGTGCCCCTTCCGGAAGATACTTGCAATTCCTACGTA GTTTCTGATGGTGGAACTGTTAATTTACTTAGTAGATCCTTGGGTGAGTATAACATCAATGAGCATGGCTTTCATAAACGAAGTGCTGGGCCAGACGAGTCGGATTCTGATGAGAAGGCATACTGTTGTGCCTCTCATGAGATGCACATATTTGGTCCCATTGGTAATGGTGCAAGTAGTGTTGTGGAGAGAGCTATATTTATTCCAGTTCATCGAATTTTGGCCTTGAAGAAGATAAACGTATTCGAGAAG GAGAAGAGGCAACAAATTCTGAATGAGATGAGAACATTATGTGAATCATGTTGTTATTCTGGTTTAGTTGAGTTCCAGGGAGCATTTTACATGCCTGATTCTGGAGAAATAAGCATTGCTCTTGAATACATGGATGGTGGTTCCTTGGCAGATGTTATAAGGGTCAAGAAATCTATACCAGAACTAGTTCTTTCACATATGCTACAGAAAGTATTGCTT GGTCTGCGATACTTGCATGAAGTAAGGCATCTAGTGCATAGAGATATAAAGCCAGCAAATTTGCTGGTAAATCTTAAGGGTGAGGCGAAGATTACAGACTTTGGTGTGAGTGCTGGTTTGGACAACACAATGTCTATG TGCGCTACCTTTGTAGGCACAGTCACATATATGTCACCTGAGAGAATTCGTATTGAGAACTATTCTTATGCTGCTGATATTTGGAGTCTTGGACTAACAATATTGGAATGTGCTACTGGAAAATTCCCATATGACGTAAATGAAGGCCCAGCCAATCTCATGCTGCAG ATACTGGATGATCCATCACCAACTCCACCACAAGATGCTTATTCATCAGAGTTCTGCTCGTTCGTCAATGATTGCTTGCAGAAAGATGCCGATGCAAGGCCCACATGTGAGCAG CTTTTGTCACACCCATTCATCAAGAGGTACCTGAAAACCGATGTGGACTTGGCAGCATATGTCAAAAGTGTTGTTGATCCAACAGAAAGATTAAAGCAAATAGCTGAG ATCAGCAGAAGCAGAAGGTTGGGAAGGGAGAGAGAGTTGCGGTGGTGGAGGGGGTCGACTAAGGCCAAGTCCTAG
- the LOC117836726 gene encoding mitogen-activated protein kinase kinase 3 isoform X1: MAGLEELKKKLQPLLFDDPDRGGVSTRVPLPEDTCNSYVVSDGGTVNLLSRSLGEYNINEHGFHKRSAGPDESDSDEKAYCCASHEMHIFGPIGNGASSVVERAIFIPVHRILALKKINVFEKEKRQQILNEMRTLCESCCYSGLVEFQGAFYMPDSGEISIALEYMDGGSLADVIRVKKSIPELVLSHMLQKVLLGLRYLHEVRHLVHRDIKPANLLVNLKGEAKITDFGVSAGLDNTMSMCATFVGTVTYMSPERIRIENYSYAADIWSLGLTILECATGKFPYDVNEGPANLMLQILDDPSPTPPQDAYSSEFCSFVNDCLQKDADARPTCEQLLSHPFIKRYLKTDVDLAAYVKSVVDPTERLKQIAEMLAIHYYLLFNGSDGIWHHMKTFYMEQSTFSFSGKVYVGQNDIFDSLSNIRKKLKGDRPREKIVHVVEKLHCRANGDSGIAIRVSGSFIVGNQVLVCGDGVKAEGMPSLDELSIDIPSKRVGQFREQFIMQPGNLMSCYYISKQDLYIIQS, translated from the exons ATGGCTGGGCTGGAGGagctgaagaagaagctgcAACCCTTGCTGTTCGATGACCCGGACAGAGGTGGTGTCAGTACCAGGGTGCCCCTTCCGGAAGATACTTGCAATTCCTACGTA GTTTCTGATGGTGGAACTGTTAATTTACTTAGTAGATCCTTGGGTGAGTATAACATCAATGAGCATGGCTTTCATAAACGAAGTGCTGGGCCAGACGAGTCGGATTCTGATGAGAAGGCATACTGTTGTGCCTCTCATGAGATGCACATATTTGGTCCCATTGGTAATGGTGCAAGTAGTGTTGTGGAGAGAGCTATATTTATTCCAGTTCATCGAATTTTGGCCTTGAAGAAGATAAACGTATTCGAGAAG GAGAAGAGGCAACAAATTCTGAATGAGATGAGAACATTATGTGAATCATGTTGTTATTCTGGTTTAGTTGAGTTCCAGGGAGCATTTTACATGCCTGATTCTGGAGAAATAAGCATTGCTCTTGAATACATGGATGGTGGTTCCTTGGCAGATGTTATAAGGGTCAAGAAATCTATACCAGAACTAGTTCTTTCACATATGCTACAGAAAGTATTGCTT GGTCTGCGATACTTGCATGAAGTAAGGCATCTAGTGCATAGAGATATAAAGCCAGCAAATTTGCTGGTAAATCTTAAGGGTGAGGCGAAGATTACAGACTTTGGTGTGAGTGCTGGTTTGGACAACACAATGTCTATG TGCGCTACCTTTGTAGGCACAGTCACATATATGTCACCTGAGAGAATTCGTATTGAGAACTATTCTTATGCTGCTGATATTTGGAGTCTTGGACTAACAATATTGGAATGTGCTACTGGAAAATTCCCATATGACGTAAATGAAGGCCCAGCCAATCTCATGCTGCAG ATACTGGATGATCCATCACCAACTCCACCACAAGATGCTTATTCATCAGAGTTCTGCTCGTTCGTCAATGATTGCTTGCAGAAAGATGCCGATGCAAGGCCCACATGTGAGCAG CTTTTGTCACACCCATTCATCAAGAGGTACCTGAAAACCGATGTGGACTTGGCAGCATATGTCAAAAGTGTTGTTGATCCAACAGAAAGATTAAAGCAAATAGCTGAG ATGCTTGCTATACATTACTACCTCTTGTTTAATGGATCTGATGGGATTTGGCATCATATGAAGACATTCTACATGGAACAATCTACTTTCAG TTTCTCAGGGAAGGTGTATGTTGGCCAAAATGACATTTTTGATAGTTTGTCAAATATAAGGAAGAAGCTAAAGGGTGACAGGCCTCGAGAGAAAATTGTCCATGTCGTGGAGAAGCTACATTGCCGTGCAAACGGTGACAGTGGAATTGCAATTCGTGTATCCGGATCATTTATTGTTGGAAACCAGGTTCTTGTATGTGGTGACGGGGTAAAAGCTGAAGGGATGCCCAGCTTGGATGAGCTCTCTATTGACATTCCAAGCAAACGTGTAGGCCAGTTCAGAGAGCAGTTTATCATGCAACCAGGGAATTTAATGTCATGCTATTACATATCAAAGCAAGATCTGTACATCATCCAATCCTGA